A genomic stretch from Anoplolepis gracilipes chromosome 16, ASM4749672v1, whole genome shotgun sequence includes:
- the LOC140674579 gene encoding beta-hexosaminidase subunit beta codes for MITRSHHIVPLSYTLICFPRREIDMWNRAIILILMIVTPWATCDWHADAGPWFEATKGEVWPMPNSRVMKEDFYLLRPSNFDIRVNGETCDIITEAIERYMRIILTEARIARLVTEGQPRTSVRDDPHFKGTLEVLSIRLLQPCEQNGDHWPHLYMNESYKLEINETSSVAVLRAESVWGILRGLETFSQILAPSGDGPSLKVKCQTIVDEPKLPHRGLMLDTSRHYLPLSDILLTLDAMSYNKLNVLHWHIVDDNSFPYQSTRYPDLSAKGAYHHSMVYTPNDVQKVVDYARLRGIRVMPEFDTPGHTRSWGLAHPELLTICYDSFEKPNGKLGPMNPTNPALYDFVRNLFSEIVQVFPDQYLHLGGDEVPFDCWGSNPEIGEYMKAHNMSKRYELLENQYIAKILAISKSLDANTIVWQEVFDNGVVLPTTTVVHVWKLLNWQKELERVTTAGHPTLLSSCWYLDHLASGGDWEKFYNCNPFDFINAANATHLMLGGEACMWAEFVNKNNVHSRIWPRASAAAERLWSFNKQENSIAAKRLEEHACRMNKRGIPAQPPNGPGFCVT; via the exons ATGATCACTCGGTCGCATCACATCGTTCCTCTATCGTATACCCTGATTTGCTTTCCCCGACGCGAAATAGACATGTGGAACCGCGCGATCATTCTGATCTTGATGATCGTTACGCCCTGGGCAACCTGCGACTGGCATGCGGACGCAGGTCCATGGTTTGAGGCCACAAAAGGTGAAGTTTGGCCCATGCCAAATTCACGTGTCATGAAGGaagatttttatctattaagaCCATCCAACTTTGACATCCGA gtaAACGGTGAGACATGCGATATAATAACCGAGGCGATAGAGCGGTACATGAGAATCATCTTGACGGAAGCAAGGATAGCGAGGTTAGTCACGGAAGGGCAGCCAAGAACATCCGTTCGGGATGATCCCCACTTTAAAGGCACTCTTGAAGTCCTAAGCATCCGCCTTTTGCAACCTTGCGAACAGAATGGCGATCATTGGCCACACTTGTACATGAATGAATCTT ATAAACTCGAGATAAATGAAACATCATCAGTGGCTGTTCTTCGGGCCGAATCTGTCTGGGGAATTCTCCGAGGCCTCGAAACATTCTCACAGATATTGGCACCGTCCGGCGACGGCCCGagc TTGAAAGTAAAATGCCAGACTATCGTGGACGAGCCGAAACTGCCGCATCGCGGTCTTATGTTAGATACCTCTCGCCATTATTTACCCCTGTCTGACATCCTGTTGACATTGGACGCTATGTCGTACAACAAGCTGAACGTTCTTCATTGGCACATCGTCGACGACAACAGCTTCCCATATCAAAGCACCAGGTATCCCGATCTGTCTGCTAAAGGCGCTTATCATCACTCTATGGTCTATACACCTAACGACGTACAAAAGGTCGTTGATTACGCGAGATTACGAGGGATTCGAGTGATGCCCGAATTCGATACCCCTGGACACACTAGATCATGGGGTCTGGCTCACCCGGAATTACTAACTATATGTTAcg ATTCTTTCGAGAAGCCCAACGGTAAATTAGGTCCGATGAACCCCACGAATCCGGCACTATACGACTTCGTACGAAATTTGTTCTCTGAGATCGTGCAAGTGTTCCCGGATCAATATCTCCACCTGGGTGGTGACGAAGTACCCTTCGATTGCTGGGGCAGCAATCCGGAAATTGGCGAGTACATGAAAGCGCACAATATGTCCAAGAGATACGAGCTGCTCGAAAACCAATACATAGCCAAGATACTTGCGATCAGCAAGTCGCTAGACGCCAATACTATTGTGTGGCAAGAA GTTTTCGACAATGGTGTCGTCTTACCCACAACTACGGTAGTGCATGTTTGGAAACTGCTGAATTGGCAAAAGGAGCTCGAGAGAGTGACGACTGCAGGACATCCGACCTTGCTATCCTCTTGCTGGTATCTGGACCACCTTGCCAGTGGCGGCGATTGGGAGAAGTTTTACAATTGCAATCCCTTTGACTTTATCAATGCAGCCAATGCCACTCATTTAATGCTTGGCGGCGAAGCGTGCATGTGGGCAGAATTTGTCAACAA aaataacgTACATTCGAGGATTTGGCCACGTGCGAGCGCGGCAGCCGAACGTTTGTGGAGTTTCAACAAACAAGAAAATAGTATTGCCGCTAAACGTCTGGAAGAGCACGCCTGCCGTATGAATAAACGCGGTATCCCCGCCCAGCCGCCAAATGGACCAGGATTCTGCGTGACGTAG